One genomic segment of Gammaproteobacteria bacterium includes these proteins:
- a CDS encoding porin yields MKKTLTAMAVAAVLAAPMAASADATVYGKVNAAVSQKTMFGADAAWSSDISSSKGTNVGVKGSNETELLDFSAVYKFEMGMNADNTYAQRDTWVGLSSNSLGTVRVGAMKTSYKTSGAYLDIFWDTEVQAANDLRIMSNQLHGGTGDGRGRQTNTIQYTSPTVAGATLNVDYNMIAAGSDNLGVGVHFKNGPVLAFVDYVSLPGKGKDGSDLTATKVGGKFTAGDVAVGVQYEIDGGAINKDATSKAKSNTLFTNVSYTMGATTLTASYGMQDENASGAKDGHTAYVVGAMHSIAKTTALYAAYGSATGDDLWGDGMKKKAIADDTSTILTFGMQQSF; encoded by the coding sequence ATGAAAAAGACACTGACAGCCATGGCGGTAGCCGCCGTATTGGCCGCACCGATGGCTGCTTCTGCAGATGCGACAGTTTACGGCAAAGTAAATGCCGCAGTTAGCCAAAAAACCATGTTTGGCGCTGACGCTGCCTGGTCTTCAGATATTAGCTCCAGCAAGGGTACCAACGTTGGTGTTAAAGGTTCTAACGAGACTGAGCTGCTGGATTTTTCTGCCGTTTATAAATTTGAAATGGGTATGAACGCGGACAACACCTATGCACAGCGTGATACCTGGGTAGGTTTGTCATCCAATAGTCTGGGTACCGTTCGCGTTGGTGCCATGAAGACGTCTTACAAAACTTCCGGTGCCTACCTTGATATTTTCTGGGATACCGAAGTGCAAGCTGCAAATGATCTGCGTATTATGTCTAACCAATTGCACGGTGGTACTGGCGATGGCCGTGGTCGTCAAACTAACACCATTCAGTACACTTCACCCACTGTTGCTGGTGCGACTCTGAATGTTGATTACAACATGATCGCAGCGGGTTCTGACAACCTGGGCGTGGGCGTGCATTTCAAGAATGGTCCAGTGTTGGCGTTCGTTGATTACGTTAGCTTGCCAGGAAAAGGTAAGGATGGCTCTGATCTGACGGCAACTAAAGTGGGCGGCAAGTTCACTGCTGGCGATGTTGCTGTTGGCGTTCAGTATGAAATCGATGGTGGTGCGATTAACAAGGATGCAACCTCTAAGGCCAAGTCCAACACACTGTTCACCAACGTGTCTTACACCATGGGTGCAACGACTCTGACCGCCTCTTACGGTATGCAGGATGAAAATGCTTCTGGCGCTAAAGATGGCCATACCGCTTACGTCGTAGGTGCAATGCACAGCATTGCCAAGACAACGGCATTGTATGCTGCCTACGGTTCAGCCACGGGCGATGATTTGTGGGGCGACGGCATGAAGAAGAAGGCGATCGCAGACGATACGTCTACCATTTTGACTTTCGGTATGCAGCAATCTTTCTAA
- the rpsI gene encoding 30S ribosomal protein S9: protein MATAQYYGTGRRKSSTARVYLSTGSGNITINKRPIDVYFGRETARMIVRQALERVEMTSKFDVNVTVAGGGISGQAGAIRHGITRALMNYDEALRPTLRKAGFVTRDSREVERKKVGLHKARRATQFSKR, encoded by the coding sequence ATGGCTACTGCACAATATTACGGAACTGGTCGTCGCAAGAGCTCTACAGCTCGTGTATACCTGAGCACCGGCAGCGGTAACATCACTATCAACAAGCGTCCTATCGACGTTTACTTTGGTCGTGAAACTGCACGCATGATCGTTCGCCAAGCACTGGAGCGCGTCGAAATGACGAGCAAATTTGACGTGAACGTCACAGTTGCTGGTGGTGGTATCTCCGGTCAAGCGGGTGCTATTCGTCACGGCATTACACGCGCACTGATGAACTACGATGAAGCGCTGCGTCCGACTCTGCGTAAAGCAGGTTTCGTGACTCGTGACTCTCGTGAAGTTGAGCGTAAGAAAGTGGGCTTGCACAAAGCTCGCCGCGCTACACAGTTCTCCAAGCGTTAA
- the rplM gene encoding 50S ribosomal protein L13: MKTFSAKPQTVTRDWYVVDASGKTLGRLATEVASRLRGKHKAEYTPHVDTGDYIVVINASQIQVTGRKESDKMYHHHTGFIGGLKTISFGKLRDKAPERIIEIAVKGMLPKNSLGREMYRKLKVYSGSEHPHTAQQPKSLEI, encoded by the coding sequence ATGAAAACATTTAGCGCCAAGCCGCAAACTGTAACTCGCGACTGGTATGTGGTTGATGCCTCTGGCAAAACCCTGGGCCGTCTGGCCACCGAAGTTGCCTCACGTTTGCGCGGAAAGCATAAGGCGGAATATACGCCTCACGTTGATACCGGTGATTACATCGTAGTTATCAACGCATCACAGATTCAAGTGACTGGTCGCAAAGAATCCGACAAGATGTACCACCACCACACTGGCTTTATCGGTGGTCTGAAGACGATTTCCTTCGGCAAGCTGCGCGACAAAGCACCAGAGCGCATTATTGAAATTGCAGTGAAAGGTATGTTGCCCAAGAATTCTCTGGGTCGCGAAATGTACCGTAAACTGAAAGTTTACTCTGGTTCTGAGCATCCACATACTGCTCAGCAGCCCAAGTCTCTGGAAATTTAA
- a CDS encoding NAD(P)H-dependent oxidoreductase subunit E produces MSIEKPFYTRHIFFCENKTDSGDCCANFDSTKAREYVKDKVKTQGQHGPGMVRVNKSGCLGRCAEGPVAVVYPEGTWYTYVDHDDLDEIVAEHLVGGRVVKRLQLENT; encoded by the coding sequence GTGAGCATCGAAAAACCTTTTTACACCCGTCATATCTTTTTTTGTGAGAACAAGACCGACAGCGGAGATTGTTGCGCCAACTTTGATTCCACCAAGGCGCGGGAATACGTCAAGGACAAAGTGAAAACGCAAGGCCAGCACGGGCCGGGCATGGTGCGGGTGAACAAATCGGGCTGCCTGGGGCGCTGCGCGGAAGGACCGGTTGCCGTGGTTTATCCCGAAGGAACCTGGTATACCTATGTTGACCATGATGACCTGGACGAGATTGTTGCCGAGCATCTGGTAGGCGGGCGAGTGGTCAAGCGACTGCAGCTTGAGAATACTTGA
- a CDS encoding heterodisulfide reductase-related iron-sulfur binding cluster: MTKPQNSLEAQISNLTDRCVMCGMCSSHCPTYQLFGDENESPRGRIALIRGLASGQLTADTHAQAHIDHCLLCRNCEKKCPSGVEYAQIYNLGRQLQPQPSNWLNNFAVRRHWRQWPLALTRLAQRIGLTRLPLFGRAETARRLLPRELAPAFRDFSQPTTAQVNLFTGCANESLDSNSITACQRILSACGIEVATPAQQQCCGALAQHSGDTQNFAQLQQQNLAAFDNDLPIIFLATGCGATLKDYPRLFADRAAEACHYLSQLEQLRSLQLRPLPKNVAIHQPCSHRNVIGQPQAVERLLAHIPDIKLITPGASGCCGAGGSNMLSQPDIAQRLGQQTLDQLLAAKPDIIVSTNIGCALHLAGQLRQRGLDTELLHPLVLFHRQLE, translated from the coding sequence TTGACCAAACCACAAAATTCGCTGGAAGCCCAGATCAGTAACCTCACCGATCGCTGTGTTATGTGCGGCATGTGCTCCAGCCACTGCCCGACCTACCAGTTGTTTGGTGACGAAAACGAATCACCGCGCGGTCGCATTGCCCTGATTCGCGGCCTGGCCAGCGGCCAGCTAACCGCCGACACCCACGCCCAGGCGCACATCGACCATTGCCTGCTGTGCCGCAACTGCGAAAAAAAATGCCCTTCCGGCGTTGAGTACGCACAAATCTACAACCTGGGCCGACAGCTTCAGCCGCAGCCATCAAACTGGCTCAACAATTTCGCTGTCCGCCGGCACTGGCGACAGTGGCCGCTGGCACTGACAAGATTGGCCCAACGAATCGGCTTGACCCGCCTGCCTCTTTTCGGCCGCGCCGAAACTGCCCGCCGACTTTTACCTCGCGAACTGGCACCGGCATTTCGCGATTTTTCCCAGCCGACCACGGCCCAGGTCAACCTGTTCACCGGCTGCGCCAACGAAAGCCTGGACAGCAACAGCATCACTGCTTGCCAGCGCATCCTGTCCGCCTGCGGCATCGAAGTCGCCACACCCGCCCAACAACAATGCTGTGGTGCATTGGCGCAACATTCCGGCGACACTCAAAACTTCGCGCAGCTACAGCAGCAAAATCTAGCCGCCTTCGACAACGATCTGCCCATCATTTTTTTGGCCACGGGCTGCGGCGCCACGCTAAAGGATTACCCCAGGCTATTCGCCGATCGTGCGGCTGAAGCCTGCCACTACCTCAGCCAGCTAGAACAATTACGCTCGCTGCAGCTACGACCACTGCCAAAGAATGTAGCCATTCACCAACCCTGCTCGCATCGCAATGTGATTGGCCAGCCACAGGCAGTGGAGCGTCTGCTTGCCCACATTCCCGACATCAAACTGATCACCCCTGGCGCCTCTGGCTGCTGCGGCGCCGGTGGCAGCAATATGCTAAGTCAACCGGACATCGCGCAGCGCCTGGGACAACAAACCCTGGATCAGTTGCTTGCCGCCAAACCCGACATTATCGTATCCACCAATATTGGTTGCGCACTGCACCTGGCCGGCCAACTGCGCCAGCGGGGACTGGACACCGAACTGCTCCATCCGCTAGTGTTATTCCACCGTCAACTTGAGTAA
- the coq7 gene encoding 2-polyprenyl-3-methyl-6-methoxy-1,4-benzoquinone monooxygenase produces the protein MSSRRLSPLDLAVINLDQGLRTLFGRPEVTERPNPAQGVADSTLSDAERRHSAGLMRVNHTGEVCAQALYQGQALTARKSAVRKTMQRAAEEENDHLEWCDQRLKELDSHKSVLNPLWYAGSLAIGAAAGIAGDKWSLGFVVETERQVEKHLDHHLTELPKQDERSRVIIEQMKIDEVHHADTALRAGGAALPAPIKALMKLSSKIMTTTAYRI, from the coding sequence ATGTCATCACGCCGACTCTCGCCACTCGATCTCGCCGTCATCAATTTGGACCAGGGTCTGCGCACCCTGTTCGGTCGCCCTGAAGTCACCGAGCGCCCCAACCCGGCCCAAGGCGTTGCCGACAGCACCCTGTCCGATGCCGAACGCCGCCACTCGGCTGGCCTGATGCGCGTCAACCATACCGGCGAAGTCTGCGCCCAGGCGCTGTATCAGGGGCAAGCGCTTACTGCGCGCAAAAGCGCCGTGCGCAAAACCATGCAGCGCGCCGCCGAGGAAGAAAATGATCATCTGGAATGGTGCGACCAGCGCCTCAAGGAACTGGACAGCCACAAGAGCGTGCTCAATCCGCTGTGGTACGCCGGCTCGCTGGCCATCGGTGCCGCTGCCGGTATCGCCGGTGACAAATGGAGCCTAGGGTTCGTGGTGGAAACCGAGCGTCAGGTGGAAAAACATCTGGACCATCACCTGACCGAGCTGCCCAAGCAGGATGAGCGCAGCCGGGTGATTATTGAGCAAATGAAAATCGACGAAGTTCACCACGCCGATACTGCGTTGCGCGCCGGCGGTGCCGCTCTGCCCGCGCCGATCAAGGCACTGATGAAACTCAGCTCCAAGATCATGACCACCACCGCGTACCGAATTTAA
- the speD gene encoding adenosylmethionine decarboxylase, whose protein sequence is MPLYQDKLRLHGFNNLTKSLSFNIYDICYTRTEQQRREYIAYIDEEYNAARLTKILTEVSNLIGANVLNIAHQDYDPEGASVTILISEEPVVTENLVAGDVGGEHPGPLPETVVGHLDKSHITVHTYPESHPHEGISTFRADIDVSTCGRISPLRALNFLIHSFDSDIVIMDYRVRGFTRDVDGKKHYIDHPINSIQNYLSDDTKDRYKMVDVNIYQENVFHTKMLLNDFDLNNYLFGISESDLTEDEAERIRLKLQREMQEIFFGRNYGNP, encoded by the coding sequence ATGCCTCTTTACCAGGACAAATTAAGACTTCATGGCTTTAATAATCTAACTAAGTCATTGAGTTTTAACATTTATGATATTTGCTACACGCGCACTGAACAGCAGCGCCGTGAGTACATTGCGTACATCGATGAAGAGTACAATGCCGCGCGTCTGACCAAGATTCTGACCGAGGTGTCCAATCTGATCGGTGCGAACGTGCTCAATATCGCCCATCAGGACTACGATCCCGAGGGTGCGAGCGTAACTATCCTGATCTCTGAGGAGCCGGTGGTTACCGAGAACTTGGTTGCAGGTGATGTTGGTGGTGAACACCCCGGTCCATTGCCCGAAACGGTGGTTGGTCATCTGGACAAGAGCCATATCACGGTGCACACCTATCCGGAGAGTCATCCTCACGAAGGTATCAGTACCTTCCGTGCGGACATTGACGTGTCTACCTGTGGTCGGATTTCGCCGCTGCGCGCGTTGAACTTCCTGATCCACAGTTTTGATTCGGACATCGTAATCATGGATTACCGCGTGCGCGGTTTTACCCGTGACGTGGACGGTAAAAAGCATTACATCGATCATCCGATCAATTCCATCCAGAATTACCTGTCGGATGACACCAAGGATCGCTACAAGATGGTTGACGTCAACATCTATCAGGAAAATGTTTTCCACACCAAGATGTTGCTCAACGATTTTGACCTGAACAATTATTTGTTCGGTATTTCTGAGTCAGATCTTACTGAAGATGAAGCCGAGCGTATTCGGTTGAAACTGCAGCGGGAAATGCAGGAAATCTTCTTCGGACGCAACTACGGCAATCCGTAA
- a CDS encoding VOC family protein yields MQRPAPTTGMRHVALFVKDLEACEHFYVDLMGMAVEWRPDPDNVYLSGGVDNLALHRATFTAAPSSEQKLDHIGFIVDKMADVDDWFGFLKANGVRIRNEPRTHRDGARSFYCYDPDDIVVQIIYHPPLSDKGAR; encoded by the coding sequence ATGCAGCGTCCCGCACCGACCACCGGTATGCGTCACGTGGCGCTGTTCGTCAAAGACCTGGAAGCCTGCGAGCATTTCTATGTCGATTTGATGGGAATGGCGGTGGAATGGCGCCCAGACCCGGATAACGTCTACCTTAGTGGTGGTGTGGATAATCTGGCTCTGCATCGGGCGACGTTCACTGCTGCCCCCAGTAGCGAGCAAAAGCTTGATCATATTGGATTTATTGTCGACAAAATGGCCGATGTGGATGATTGGTTTGGCTTTTTGAAGGCCAATGGGGTGCGGATTCGCAACGAGCCGCGTACCCATAGGGATGGGGCGCGCAGTTTTTATTGCTACGATCCTGATGACATTGTGGTCCAAATTATTTATCATCCGCCCCTTTCGGATAAAGGTGCGAGATAG
- a CDS encoding OsmC family protein, whose product MKARVKWVEGATFVGESGSGHAVVMDGPADGGGRNLGVRPMEMLLLGTGGCSAYDVVHILKKGRQPILDCYVELSAERADTAPAVFTKIHLHFVVTGSANLKEAQVKRAVELSAEKYCSASIMLGKVCEVTHSHEVRVAEEA is encoded by the coding sequence ATGAAGGCAAGAGTCAAATGGGTAGAAGGTGCCACGTTTGTGGGGGAGTCCGGTTCCGGCCACGCGGTGGTGATGGACGGTCCGGCTGACGGCGGTGGTCGTAACCTGGGGGTTCGCCCTATGGAAATGCTGTTGCTGGGAACCGGGGGCTGCTCTGCCTACGACGTGGTTCATATCCTGAAAAAGGGCCGTCAGCCTATTCTGGATTGCTATGTTGAGCTTTCTGCAGAGCGCGCCGACACTGCACCGGCGGTGTTTACCAAAATCCATCTGCATTTTGTGGTAACGGGCAGCGCCAATCTCAAAGAAGCCCAGGTCAAACGCGCGGTGGAATTGTCTGCTGAAAAGTATTGCTCTGCGTCCATCATGCTGGGCAAGGTGTGCGAAGTGACGCACAGCCACGAAGTCCGTGTTGCCGAGGAGGCATAG
- the crp gene encoding cAMP-activated global transcriptional regulator CRP, which yields MSANPIPDKPKVVSAPIESFLTHCHRRRYPTKTLIIYAGDQPDVLYYIIEGSVAVVMEQDEGREIVLAYLNKGDFFGEMGLFEEAGLGRSAWVRARTDCVLGELSYGKFKSLAVEEPNLLFALSSQMASRLRKTSRKVGDLAFMDVTGRIARTLLDLSKEPDAITHPDGMQIKITRQELGRIVGCSREMAGRVLKELEDQHLISVSGKTIVVFGTR from the coding sequence ATGAGCGCCAACCCCATTCCCGACAAACCCAAGGTCGTGTCCGCGCCGATTGAAAGCTTTCTCACCCATTGCCATCGCCGCCGCTACCCTACCAAGACCCTGATCATCTACGCCGGCGACCAACCCGACGTGTTGTACTACATCATCGAAGGCTCGGTGGCTGTAGTGATGGAACAGGATGAAGGACGGGAAATTGTGCTGGCCTACCTCAATAAGGGCGATTTTTTCGGGGAAATGGGCCTGTTCGAAGAAGCCGGCCTGGGACGCAGCGCCTGGGTTCGGGCACGTACTGACTGTGTTTTGGGTGAATTGAGCTACGGCAAATTCAAGTCGCTAGCGGTCGAAGAACCCAACCTGCTGTTCGCCCTGTCTAGCCAAATGGCCTCGCGTCTGCGCAAAACCAGTCGCAAAGTGGGTGACTTGGCGTTCATGGACGTGACCGGTCGCATCGCCCGCACCCTGCTCGACCTGAGCAAGGAGCCCGATGCCATCACTCACCCGGACGGCATGCAGATCAAGATTACCCGTCAGGAACTCGGTCGCATCGTAGGCTGTTCACGCGAAATGGCTGGCCGCGTTCTCAAGGAACTGGAAGATCAGCACCTGATTTCGGTCAGCGGCAAAACCATCGTCGTGTTTGGCACCCGCTAG
- the aroE gene encoding shikimate dehydrogenase: MDHYAVIGNPISHSKSPKIHAEFARQTGQAMDYSAQLAPLEGFAQTVRSLVGEGYRGMNVTVPFKEQAWQLVDELAPRAKKAGAVNTIVVQPNGKLRGDNTDGVGLVSDLARNGVALAGKRVLVLGAGGAVRGVLSPLLAEKPALLVLANRTLSRAEELAQLFADEGQLQARSFEQLAADGRAFDVVINGTAASLQGEVPPIGEASVAGASCYDMMYGDKPTAFLAWCAQHGAAKCVDGLGMLVEQAAEAFYLWRGCRPRTAEVIRQLRA; this comes from the coding sequence ATGGATCATTACGCGGTCATTGGTAATCCTATTAGTCATAGCAAGTCGCCGAAAATTCACGCCGAATTTGCCCGTCAGACCGGGCAGGCGATGGACTACAGCGCGCAGTTGGCACCGCTGGAAGGTTTTGCGCAGACCGTGCGCTCTCTGGTGGGTGAGGGCTATCGCGGCATGAACGTGACGGTGCCGTTCAAGGAACAAGCATGGCAGTTGGTGGATGAATTGGCGCCACGTGCCAAAAAAGCCGGCGCGGTGAATACCATTGTGGTGCAGCCGAATGGCAAATTGCGCGGGGATAACACCGACGGCGTGGGTTTGGTGAGTGATCTGGCGCGCAATGGCGTTGCGCTGGCTGGCAAGCGCGTGCTGGTACTGGGGGCCGGCGGCGCGGTGCGTGGGGTGTTGTCACCGTTGTTGGCGGAAAAGCCGGCGTTACTGGTGCTGGCCAATCGTACCTTGTCGCGTGCCGAGGAATTGGCGCAATTGTTTGCCGATGAGGGACAGCTTCAAGCGCGCAGTTTCGAACAACTGGCGGCGGATGGTCGGGCGTTTGATGTGGTGATCAATGGTACGGCGGCGAGTCTGCAGGGTGAGGTGCCGCCTATCGGCGAGGCCAGTGTTGCCGGGGCGAGCTGCTACGACATGATGTATGGCGACAAACCGACGGCATTTTTGGCTTGGTGCGCGCAGCACGGTGCGGCCAAGTGTGTGGATGGTTTGGGGATGCTGGTCGAGCAGGCGGCCGAGGCATTTTACCTATGGCGCGGCTGTCGGCCGCGCACTGCCGAGGTTATTCGTCAGCTCCGCGCCTAG
- a CDS encoding TIGR04211 family SH3 domain-containing protein: MRYWLMGFALFLGVSSVTMAETRYVMDVMYVTLRTTAGEDSSLVKTIRSGTKLEILEDTGDYVRASMEDGTEGWVRSRYLQNQPTAAERLASLERELAAVTKERDSLKSSSGEFKDKAKDTDKELKRLLSENQKLEKQFKDISEAAAEPLKLSKQNEELTASNATMRTELETLRHKVTEMEDTSDLEWFISGGIIIFVGVLIGLVLPNLRSRRGSWA; the protein is encoded by the coding sequence ATGCGTTATTGGTTGATGGGATTTGCGTTGTTCTTGGGGGTTTCCAGCGTCACGATGGCGGAAACACGTTACGTGATGGATGTGATGTATGTGACCTTGCGTACCACGGCAGGTGAGGATTCTAGTTTGGTAAAAACCATTCGCAGTGGAACCAAGCTGGAAATTCTGGAAGACACTGGTGATTACGTTCGGGCATCGATGGAAGACGGCACAGAAGGTTGGGTGCGGTCTCGCTATTTGCAAAATCAACCAACGGCAGCAGAGCGCTTGGCGAGTTTGGAGCGCGAGCTGGCGGCAGTGACCAAAGAGCGCGACTCGCTGAAATCCAGCAGCGGTGAATTCAAGGACAAAGCCAAAGACACGGACAAAGAACTAAAGCGTCTGCTGTCAGAAAATCAAAAGCTGGAAAAACAATTTAAAGACATCAGCGAAGCTGCAGCAGAACCGCTGAAGCTGAGCAAGCAAAATGAAGAACTGACTGCCAGTAACGCAACGATGCGTACCGAGCTGGAGACGTTGCGCCACAAGGTCACTGAAATGGAAGATACCTCGGATCTGGAATGGTTTATCAGTGGCGGTATTATCATTTTCGTCGGTGTGCTGATTGGCCTAGTTCTGCCAAACCTGCGCAGCCGTCGCGGTAGCTGGGCATAG
- a CDS encoding gamma carbonic anhydrase family protein codes for MAIRAYKDHHPDIAPGVYVDDMALVVGRVSIGRDASIWPMSVVRGDVHSICIGERTNVQDGSVLHVTADNQFNPGGFGLTIGNDVTIGHGAILHACTIEDFCLIGMGATVLDGAIVRAKAMVAAGSVVPPGKELEGGYLWMGSPVQKARPLKPKELEYLTYSSGHYVRLKNEYLNDR; via the coding sequence ATGGCGATTAGAGCGTACAAAGATCATCACCCGGACATCGCGCCGGGTGTGTATGTCGACGACATGGCCCTGGTGGTGGGTCGGGTGAGCATTGGTCGCGACGCGTCCATCTGGCCAATGTCGGTGGTGCGTGGAGACGTGCACAGCATTTGCATCGGCGAACGGACTAACGTGCAAGATGGTTCCGTGCTGCATGTGACGGCGGACAATCAATTCAACCCTGGCGGCTTTGGGTTGACCATCGGCAACGATGTGACGATAGGTCACGGCGCGATTTTACATGCATGCACGATTGAAGATTTTTGCCTGATCGGCATGGGTGCGACTGTGCTGGATGGTGCGATTGTTCGCGCCAAGGCAATGGTGGCAGCAGGTTCGGTGGTTCCGCCGGGCAAAGAACTGGAAGGCGGCTATTTGTGGATGGGTTCGCCTGTGCAAAAGGCACGTCCGCTCAAGCCAAAGGAGTTGGAGTACCTGACCTATTCTTCCGGTCACTATGTGCGCTTGAAAAACGAATATCTGAATGATCGCTAA
- the gorA gene encoding glutathione-disulfide reductase, protein MSKHYDLIAIGAGSGGISVAEKAAAYGKKVAVVEDDMIGGTCVNRGCVPKKVMWYGAQLAEMLHDAADYGFAVQSNGLDWRGLVEKRESYIGNITGWYHGYLKDLGIDELVGTARFVDSRTLEVSGQTYTADKIVISTGSVPARPRLPGAELGMTSDGFFELTEQPRRVAIVGAGYIATELACVLRHLGSEVTVLLRGQQLLERFDPLLREVLMDEMQKDGIKLVSCIELNALEKASDGTLQLRSNRGEHLSNFDAVIWAIGRQPRTAELNLAAAGVQVDENGFIIADDMQHTNVPGIYAIGDVTGRAALTPVAIAAGRRLADRLFAGKHNRKVDYSQIPTVVFTHPPIGTVGLTEDEARREYGDAVKIYQTRFTSMKYAFTRRQVKTAMKLVTVGAEEKIVGCHIIGNGADEMLQGFAVAIRMGACKADFDDTIAIHPSSAEELVTMR, encoded by the coding sequence ATGAGCAAGCACTATGATTTGATCGCCATTGGCGCTGGTAGTGGCGGGATTTCGGTGGCGGAAAAAGCCGCCGCCTACGGCAAAAAAGTGGCCGTGGTCGAGGATGACATGATCGGCGGCACTTGCGTGAATCGCGGTTGTGTACCCAAAAAAGTCATGTGGTACGGGGCGCAGCTTGCGGAAATGCTGCATGATGCGGCGGATTATGGATTTGCAGTACAGAGCAATGGTTTGGATTGGCGTGGCCTGGTGGAAAAACGCGAAAGCTACATCGGCAATATCACCGGCTGGTACCATGGTTATTTGAAAGATTTGGGTATTGATGAGCTGGTAGGCACGGCGCGGTTTGTTGACAGTCGCACGCTGGAGGTGTCGGGCCAAACCTACACTGCGGACAAAATTGTGATCAGCACGGGCAGTGTGCCGGCGCGTCCTCGGTTGCCGGGGGCGGAACTGGGCATGACCTCCGATGGTTTTTTTGAGTTGACTGAACAGCCTCGTCGGGTAGCGATTGTTGGTGCGGGATATATCGCAACAGAACTGGCCTGTGTGTTGCGCCACTTGGGTAGCGAAGTGACGGTGTTGCTGCGCGGTCAGCAGTTGCTGGAGCGATTTGATCCGTTGCTGCGCGAGGTGCTGATGGATGAAATGCAAAAAGATGGCATCAAACTGGTGTCGTGTATTGAACTAAACGCGCTGGAAAAAGCTAGTGACGGTACGCTGCAGTTGCGCAGCAATCGCGGTGAGCATTTGTCGAATTTTGATGCAGTGATCTGGGCAATAGGCCGGCAGCCGCGCACAGCGGAGCTGAATCTGGCCGCAGCCGGTGTGCAAGTGGATGAAAATGGCTTCATTATTGCTGACGATATGCAGCACACCAACGTGCCTGGGATTTATGCCATTGGCGATGTCACGGGTCGAGCGGCGTTGACACCGGTGGCGATTGCCGCAGGACGTCGTCTGGCGGATCGTTTGTTTGCCGGCAAGCACAATCGCAAGGTGGATTATTCGCAAATTCCCACGGTGGTTTTTACTCATCCGCCGATAGGTACGGTTGGCCTGACCGAGGATGAAGCGCGTCGCGAGTATGGTGACGCAGTGAAAATTTATCAAACACGATTCACCTCGATGAAGTACGCTTTTACCCGTCGTCAGGTAAAAACGGCGATGAAACTGGTGACCGTGGGCGCAGAGGAAAAAATCGTGGGTTGCCACATCATCGGCAACGGCGCGGACGAAATGCTGCAAGGATTTGCCGTGGCGATTCGCATGGGGGCGTGCAAAGCGGATTTTGATGACACCATCGCGATTCATCCGTCCAGCGCGGAAGAATTGGTAACGATGCGCTAA